The following proteins are co-located in the Vigna unguiculata cultivar IT97K-499-35 chromosome 9, ASM411807v1, whole genome shotgun sequence genome:
- the LOC114163593 gene encoding putative disease resistance protein RGA3 has protein sequence MTEAVVELVLGNLSSLVGKELALFLGFHDDLERLASLLNMIKATLEDAEHKQFSDGAIQIWLQNLKYAALTLDDIIDEYGYEVLGMEFQTLRNVSNKVQNFGSSSSFHPKHVFSRYKIAKKMKRISERLEEIAEERAKFHLTEMVSERRSGISEWRQTTSFVSEPQLYGREEEKDQIINLLVGVASRSENLSVYPILGLGGLGKTTLAQLIFNHEKVVNHFELRIWVCVSDDFSLKRITKAVIEAVTQRSCDDLDPEPLQRMLRDLLRSKRYLLILDDVWDDKQENWQKLKSVLACGTMGTSILITTRLSKSWEQYLLAAKLSTIFNYQLSELSDSYCWELFRSRAFGANEVEPEELVFIGKEIVKKCRGVPLAAKALGGLLRFKREEKEWLNVKENNLWSLPQDEDSIMPTLRLSYLNLPIKLRPCFAYCAIFPKDKIIEKQYLIELWMANGFISSSEILEAEDVGEGVWNEFYWRSFFQDIETDEYGKVKSFKIHDLVHDLAQFVATNLFFCSVCCVSKDNHIATLSERIHHLSIYGNDSIQLHQLNCLRTYISPQLSHQRFHDVLKCHSLRALYCELWKSLFPSSIGHLKHLRYLNLSEGTFKTLPKSVCKLWNLQILKLDNCRHLKKLPHNLVLLKGLQQLSLKGCLFLSSLPPHVGNLTSLRILSMYIVGKERGSLLAELGPLKLKGDLEIKYMGKVKSVKDAEEANMSSKQLNTLRLSWHRLFWDWISKDMLSMDRYDKDLEVQENVEEILEVLQPDPKQLESMTVLGYKGAYFPQWMSSSSLHLLNFIELTDCRNCVKLPQLGKLHSLKTIRLCNISNVKYLYEESCDGGVVFMSLEILSLRYLPNLTRLSREGGETMFPHLSTLEIIECPKLLLTSDETQIRTRIRRYEL, from the exons ATGACTGAAGCTGTTGTTGAATTAGTGCTTGGAAATTTGAGTTCTCTTGTTGGAAAGGAGTTGGCACTTTTCCTGGGTTTTCATGATGACTTAGAAAGACTTGCCAGTTTACTCAATATGATCAAGGCAACTCTTGAAGATGCTGAGCACAAACAATTCTCAGACGGAGCTATACAAATTTGGCTTCAAAACCTGAAATACGCAGCTCTCACTTTGGATGACATTATTGACGAGTATGGCTATGAAGTTCTGGGGATGGAGTTCCAAACACTAAGGAATGTATCAAATAAGGTACAAAATTTTGGTTCATCATCCTCTTTTCATCCCAAACATGTTTTTTCTCGTTACAAAATTGCCAAAAAAATGAAGAGGATAAGTGAGAGGTTAGAAGAAATTGCTGAGGAAAGGGCTAAGTTTCATTTGACTGAGATGGTTTCTGAGAGAAGAAGTGGAATCAGTGAGTGGCGCCAAACCACCTCGTTTGTCTCTGAACCACAGCTGTatggaagagaagaagagaaggatCAAATTATAAACCTTTTGGTTGGTGTTGCTTCTCGTTCTGAGAATTTATCTGTGTATCCGATCTTGGGTCTAGGTGGACTAGGAAAAACAACACTTGCTCAACTCATTTTCAATCATGAGAAGGTGGTCAACCACTTTGAGCTAAGAATTTGGGTTTGTGTTTCTGATGATTTCAGTTTGAAGAGGATAACAAAGGCTGTCATTGAAGCAGTTACCCAGCGTAGCTGTGACGATTTGGATCCAGAACCACTCCAAAGAATGCTTCGAGATCTTCTTCGAAGTAAAagatatttacttattttagaTGATGTGTGGGATGATAAGCAAGAGAATTGGCAGAAGTTGAAATCTGTTTTAGCTTGTGGGACAATGGGTACTTCCATTCTGATCACCACTCGTCTTTCAAAATCATGGGAACAATACCTCC tagcagctaaacttagcaca atttttaac tATCAACTGTCAGAGTTATCAGATAGTTATTGCTGGGAATTGTTTAGGAGTCGAGCCTTTGGAGCAAATGAGGTTGAACCTGAAGAGCTAGTGTTTATAGGGAAAGAGATAGTAAAGAAATGCAGGGGAGTGCCTCTTGCAGCAAAAGCACTAGGAGGTCTTTTACGCTTCAAAAGAGAGGAAAAGGAGTGGCTCAACGTTAAGGAGAACAACCTGTGGAGTTTACCACAAGATGAAGACTCTATAATGCCTACCTTGAGATTAAGTTACTTGAACTTGCCCATAAAACTCAGACCATGTTTTGCTTATTGTGCTATATTTcccaaagataaaataatagaaaagcaATATCTGATTGAACTGTGGATGGCTAATGGGTTTATTTCATCCAGTGAAATACTAGAGGCTGAAGATGTCGGTGAAGGTGTGTGGAATGAATTTTACTGGAGATCATTTTTTCAGGATATTGAGACAGATGAGTATGGCAAAGTTAAAAGTTTCAAGATACATGATCTTGTCCATGATCTTGCACAATTTGTTGCAACAAAt ctttttttttgtagtgtttgctGCGTTTCAAAAGACAATCATATAGCTACTTTGTCTGAAAGAATCCACCATCTCTCAATTTATGGAAACGATTCAATCCAGTTACATCAACTCAATTGTTTGAGGACCTACATAAGCCCGCAACTATCCCACCAACGTTTTCATGATGTATTGAAATGTCATTCTTTGCGGGCTCTTTACTGCGAACTGTGGAAATCATTGTTCCCATCTTCAATTGGTCATTTAAAACACCTAAGGTATCTAAATCTTTCTGAGGGAACCTTCAAAACTCTTCCAAAATCAGTATGTAAATTATGGAATTTGCAGATATTGAAATTAGACAATTGTAGACATCTCAAAAAGTTGCCTCACAATTTGGTACTCTTAAAAGGTCTACAACAACTATCTTTGAAAGGTTGCTTATTCTTGTCAAGCTTGCCTCCTCATGTAGGGAACTTGACATCCTTAAGGATTTTAAGCATGTACATTGTTGGCAAGGAAAGAGGGTCACTTTTGGCAGAATTGGGACCACTGAAGCTGAAAGGAGACCTTGAAATCAAGTATATGGGTAAAGTGAAAAGTGTAAAGGATGCCGAAGAAGCTAATATGTCTAGTAAGCAATTAAATACGTTGCGGTTATCATGGCACAGGTTATTTTGGGACTGGATCTCAAAGGATATGTTATCAATGGACAGATACGACAAAGACTTGGAAGTACAAGAAAATGTCGAGGAGATTCTTGAAGTGCTTCAACCTGATCCCAAACAACTTGAGAGTATGACGGTGTTAGGATATAAAGGTGCTTATTTCCCACAATGGATGTCCAGTTCTTCTCTCCATCTCTTAAATTTTATAGAGTTGACGGACTGTCGAAACTGTGTGAAACTTCCACAGCTGGGAAAACTGCATTCTCTAAAGACTATTCGCTTGTGTAACATTAGTAATGTAAAATATCTATACGAGGAGTCTTGTGATGGTGGGGTAGTTTTCATGTCTTTAGAAATTTTGTCACTAAGGTATCTGCCAAACCTGACAAGGTTATCAAGGGAGGGCGGAGAAACCATGTTCCCACACCTTTCCACACTTGAAATCATTGAATGTCCTAAATTATTGCTTACCAGCGATGAAACACAGATACGGACACGGATACGCCGCTATGAATTATAG